TACTTAACAGTGACGCTGCTGCCTATTATGGCAGTAATGTGGTGAATACCGGCACAGTGGAAGCAACAAAGCAGACTTATAATGGTAAGGAATATACCATTAGTTTAAGACTTCCGCCGCTGGGTGCAGCGATACTTCGTTATTCGGCGCCTGGCAGATAATAAACTGATCGTTTTTGGAGTTATATAATGGCTTACCTTACCCAGGTGAGCCATTTTTTTTGCCGTTTTAAACCCTGAGGAATTTTAACAATCTATTTAAGCGGGCCGAAAATTGCGGTGATCAGAAAGAGAGTGCCCCCAAAGGTAGACAGACAGGCCAGTTGTCAACTAATCAGAATTTTTCAACCAAGTTTTTGCATCCATAATTTTTATTGATTTAAAACCATTTATTTATGAAGAACTATCTCCGTAAAGCCGGGTTAGTATTTGCAGTGCTTGTTACAGCAGGAGCCATATTTTTCACAGCATGTAACAAGGATAACTCCACTTCTAGCCAGCCCCAGCCCACTGCTAATCAGCAGAAAGTAAATCTCTTCCTTTCGGACGATCCTGGTTATTTTGACAAGGTAAATCTGGATATCCGCAAAGTGGAAGTGCTGGTAGACACCTGCGGAAATCTTGGTAACGAAAGCTGGAACGATCGCGATCGTTGCGGCTGGGATAATGACCTTGGCAAAAAAACAGACAGTTGCCAGGTTTGGGATTCGCTGGCCATTCATCCAGGTGTTTACGACCTGTTGACCCTGCGTAACGGTACAGATACCCTGCTTGCCGGAGGTAATGTTCACAAAGGTACTATGGAACGTATCCGCATCACTATCGGTAGTAACAATTCATTGGTTAAAAACGGTGTTACCTATCCTGTAACTTCCCTTACAGGCCAGAGCAAGATCATCATCCGTGTAAGACATACCGAATGGGATCAGCTCAGCAGCAGTAACCTTCAGTTATGGCTGGATTTTGACGTACAACGTTCTATTATCAAAACCAGAGATGGTAAATTTATTCTGAGTCCGTTCATTAACGTATTCACTATCCTGAAAATGGGCAGTCTGTCAGGTCGCGTTACCCCGATGGATGCTTACCCTGTTATCTCCGTATACGATAACAACAACGACACCCTTTATGCACTGCCATGGAATGATGGTTCTTTCAAAGTGCGCGGATTGAAACCAGGCAACTGGAATGTATTCATCAATGCGTCTGCACCTTACAAGGATACCACTATCACAAACGTGAGCGTGGGTAAAGGCCAGGATACCCCACTGGGCCAGATCAAACTTAGCAAACAGTAACGCAACATTTATCAAAAAAGCCTCTCCCCATAACCGGGAGAGGCTTTTTTGTTAATATATATATCTTTTCTTTAACTTGTGAAAAACTATTTTATGCGTCGGTTATTATTTGTTTGCACGCTGCTATGTCTGGCTACCGGAGCTTTTGCCCAGCAATTGGTTTATAAGGTTCCCAAGCATAACCAGAAAGATGAGAAGGGAAGGAAGCAGGGATTATGGATGGAAGAAGTGGGAGAGATCAGGGGAGAGCCCGGATTTACCTGGGAAGGGGTCTATAAAAATGACAGAAAGGAAGGAAAATGGACCAAAAGTACCCATGGCGGCATTCTGCTGGCGGAGGAAACCTATAAAAACAATGCATTGAATGGTTATTGCAAATATTTCTATCCTGATGGGAAAAGAAGTGCGGAAGGAATGATTGTATCATCGGAAATTCCCGGGCAGAAGGATACGATTTTTGTTGTAGACCTGGATACTGGTGCCGAGAAGCCAATGGAAATAGTGCGGGAAGGTAATCCGGTACGACAGGGCCTCTGGAAGGTTTATGATGAAGATTCCGGTAAGATGACCAAGCAGTATTATAGTTTAGGAGAGGAGATCTCAGCGGCGGAAGCGGGCGATAATGATTCTATTCCTGCAGCTGTAACGCCGAAGGCGCCGGTGTCGCATTTGCCACATGAAGATGCTGTTAACGGCAAGAAAAAGCACTAAACAGAAAATGAACAACCTATAAGCTAAAATGAACAAAAAGATTTGTCCATTTCAGCTTTTTTTGTTGTACTTTCAATTTATCCGGGTATTAAGCTATATCAACCTATTGAAATACAGTTGTTTTTTGTATTTCCTGATTCCATTATCCTATTAAATTGTTTGTATGAAAAGCCTGATTTTACACCACGCGAAGCGTCACGCAGAAATGAATCAATATGAGTTTAGTGTAGACAAAATTGAATTGATGTTTAGAGCAGTCTTTATTTTCCTGATCTTTTGTGCATTAATGTCTATTTGTTTCCTATCTATATATTATTAACACTATTGGGATGCTAATCCTGATGGCTGGCAAAGTATTTCGCCGGTAAACTCTCCTGAAAAGGGGAGTTTGTTTTTTTATGGATGTTTCGAATGATAAGATAAACCTATAACGCAAAGCAGTATAGTATTTGCCTGGATGTGGCTGTATGCAAAATTGATTTTTTCTTTGTAATCCAGTGTGGACGCTGGTTTGGGAGGTATGAACAAAATGAACAGCAGGTAATGCTGTTCATTTTGTTCATTATGGCCGTTTTCCGGCAATGAATTTTGAAGTGTCTAAATGACGCTTTAATTTTGAATCTCTAAAGTTGGCATAGGTTAGGACAAAGGGCATTAGATATCTATCTATTGTGCCTGCTTTTTAAAAAACCTTTTGCTCCTTCACGATCAAAATCTCTCGAAAGAACTACTATAAAAATTGCTATTATCAGGGTCTGATAATAATATTTTCAAATCCCTTATCGGTAAAGAACTCCGTCACATTAGCCATAGTACTCAGTTCCGGCTGGATTACCTTTCCATCTGCGAGGATAGTTCCGGCAGCAAATGGCAGTCCGTGTACCCGGATACGGTAACGGTTATAGGAGGTCTGGTAGTTTACGAAATACTTTTTCTTCAGGAAGAACTGTGTTGGGTCGGACAGCTGTTTAAATCGGATGATATTGTATTGTCCGTTTTTATAGCCGTAATGATCACCTGCATCTTCATAAAGCGTGCTCTTCGTCACTTCTTCGCCGTAATAGATATCGAGGATCATTTCTTCCGGCTGATGCTGGCTGGTATACTGCATCAGCGGGTAAGAAGAGATTACGCTGCCGGCTTTTGCGAACAGAGGCATTTCTTCCAGCGGCGTAGGCACGGTTACATGTTGTCCGCCGGTATACAACTGGTCGTTCCAGTAGGAATACCATTTTCCTTTTGGTAGATAAACATCCTTTTCCTGCATGTTGGCCTCATTCACAAAACTGATCAGCAGGCTGTCGCCGAACATAAACTCATGTGAGCAGTTCCATGTATCAGGCTCATCCTGTGCAACAAAAGCCAGTGGCCTGATCATAGGCGTGCCATTTTGTGCGTACTGCCAGAATGTGGTATAGAAATATGGCAGCAGCTGATATCTCAGGCTGATGAATTTTTTAGTAACGGCTTCATATTTTTCACCGAAGCTCCATGGCTCCTGGTTGAAGCCTGTTTCGTTGCTGGCACTGTGGGTACGCATCAACGGGTGGAAAGTAGCCAGCTGTATCCAGCGGGTATACAATTCGCCATCAGGTTCCCCGATGAAGCCGCCGATATCACTACCAGTGAAAGACAATCCGGAAACTGCCAGTCGCTGACACTGAACAGCAGCCAGCCATAGATGTTCCCAGCTGGAAACATTGTCGCCGGTCCATACGGATGACCAGCGCTGTGCACCTGCATAGGCGGAGCGGGTAATCACGAACGGACGGTTGGGCATCAGGTATTTTTTTAATCCTGCTGCGGTAGATTTACTCATCAGGTGCCCGTAGATGTTATGTGCTTTTCTGTGGCTGACTTCTTCTCCATCATAATCATGGCGTACATCTTCGGGGAAGCTGCCCATTTCAAATACGGCAGGTTCGTTCATATCGTTCCATACGCCACGGACGCCAGTTTCAGCCAGGCCCTTGAATAAGCTGGCCCACCAGTCGCGGACTTCAGGGTTGGTGAAGTCGGGGAACACACATTTGCCAGGCCATACGTCTCCTTCCATGAGTGCGCCATCGGCGCGTTTACAGAAGTAGTTGTTTTTAAGACCTTCCAGATAGATATTATATTCCGGATCTACTTTTATGCCCGGGTCTATGATGACTACCACTTTAAAACCTTGTGACTCCAGATCGGCGATCATTTTAGCCGGATCGGGGAAGTACTCGTTGTTCCAGGTAAAGCAGCGGAAGCCGTCCATGTAGTCGATATCCAGGTAGATTACGTCGCAGGGGATCTGGCGTTGACGGAATTCGGCAGCGATTTCCCGGACGCGTTTTTCCGGGTAGTACGACCAGCGGCATTGATGATAGCCCAATGCCCACATTGGCGGGAGTTCCGGCGTGCCGGTAATGCGGGTATATGCTTCTGCCACTTCCATCAGTTCAGGCCCGTAGATGAAATAGTAGTTCATCTCACCGCCCCTGGCCCAGAAGCTGCAAACGTTATCTCTTTCTTTTCCGAAGTCGAAAATGGTACGGAAGGTATTATCGAAGAAAATACCGTAGCCGATATTGTTGTGCAGCCCGTAATAGAATGGGATATTGCGGTAAAGCGGGTCCGTATCCTTCTGGTAGCCATAGGCATCGGTGCCGTAATTTTCCAGTCGCTTGCCGCGAAGGTTGAGGTCAGTAGGCTTATCGCCGAGGCCGTAGAATACTTCACCTTCCGGGATGAGCTTACTGCAGTAAACGATTTTGCCGCCTTTCTGGAGATAGTGCTGCCAGTGAAAGCCCATTTCGTCCTGGTTGATCACTTTTCCATCCAGGTCGGTGATGGTAATGCGCAGGTTATCTCTGGCAATCAATACCTTGATACAGTTGGTATATATTTCGAAGTTTTCGTCAAACTCACGGATGCCAAAAGCGATAGGGGATTCTTCCAGTGTGTCGCTGGTAGCGTAGGAGAAATCCCGTTGAAAGGTGCCATCTGAAGCGTACCGGAAGCGGATGATCTTATCGGAGATAACCCGTATTTCGAGAATGGTTTCAGAAGTATAAAAAGAAAAATAGTTACCTTCTTTTTTCCAGGACCTGACCGCGTCCGGGTAATGTTTTTCAGAATATTTGCTGGATGAGGTTTCGACTTGCATAAACTCTAATTCAATATGTTGGATTTCCCGGGCTTAAATTACACAAAAAAAATTGTGGTTTACGGCTTTGCGTTTAGAATGTATATTCCGGCGTTTACGATAAAAAATATTCAATTGACAAAAAAGACACAAAAAAGTATAAATATCTTATTAACTTCAGAGCAATAAATGTACTTTTTGCTTTAACCTATTCCAGCGGTGCGCCTTTCCAGGAGCACCTTTTTGATTAGCAGCAGGCCCGTCTCTTTCTTACTCTATTGTAATTACTGCAATATCCTTTCCTGCAAGAAAAATTTTCTTCTTATATATTGCGCAGGTTACTACGTTGAAGCCTTTTCCGATTTTTTGCCAGTCCAGGCCACCATTAAAAGAAATATCCGTACCACTGGTTCCGGTGGCGACGAGGGTGTTTTTATTCAGCCAGGTTACGCCTGATTTATAACCGGAAGGCGCTGTATGTGGTGCTTTCCAGGATTTGCCGCCATCGGTGGTGATAAAGCAGTTACGATAGCGGAGGGTATCCTGTTTGTAGTTTCCGCCAACCACAATACCGTTTTGCTGGTCGCGGAAGGCTACGGAGAAGGCGCCTGTGCCGGATTCGCCCTGGATGACAGGTAGCGTATAGGCATTCCAGTTATTTCCTTTTCTTTTGTAGATAGCAGATTTCGTGCCGCCGGTAACGAAGCAGGGAGTACCATCCGGGAGGATGATCAGGCTGGTATTGCTGGCGGCAAATATGGCTTCTCCGGTGGCGGCGATGGGCCTCGCCGCATCGGGGAGTGATTGCCATTGGCTACCATGGCTGGTTTGCAGCATTACAAAACGCGGTGTCCCGTTGGCATCGGGGAGGGGGTCGCCTATGGCGAAGCCTTCTCCGGATTTTGAGAATGCGAGTCCGTCGATAAAAATACCTGCCGTATCGATGGAGAGGGTATTGGTCCAGGTTTTTCCGCCATCTTGTGTCAGGTAGGCTTTTGCGGGTTGTCCTATACGAATAGCTACGGCTTTGTTGCGGTTGAAGGCATGGAGAGAGCGAAAGTCGCAGCTATCGCAGTTGGGGTCTGGCATAAACCATTCCCAGGTATTGCCATCGTTCAGGGAGCGGCCTACCTTGCCATTGGTCCCGGATACCCATATAGCACTGTCGGTAGTGGTGGCGAGTGCCCGGATACTGGCAGCTTCGGGTTTGGAACAGACAATACTGACCTGATATTTTGATTGGGCAGACAATGATAACATGTTTGTCAGGAGTACGAGGAGGAGCAGTCCGATACGGTCTCCTGCGGCTGAAAGCAGCCACTGTAAAGTGTAACGTTTATGGGCAGTACCAGATAAAAGGCCAGCGAGCATATATTATGATATTTATTTCCAATCTGTTAGCGGGAAGAAAATTACAAAATTGCTATAAAGTGTGGAGCAGATTTATATATTTGCAATAAAGCCTTAACCTGCTTACTGTCATTAACACTAAAACCATCGTGCACTTACCGCGTAAAATGAAAGTACTTGTCCTGCTAAGCCTATGCATTTTATGTGCTATTACTACACATGCGCAGGAGAAGCCATATATATTTGACAGCTATAGTGTAAATGAAGGACTTTCTCAAAGTTCCATATTTGATATTGCCCAGGACGACCAGGGCTTTATGTGGTTTGCGACCAGGGATGGTATTAACCGCTTCGATGGTTATCTTTTCAACGAATACAGGTATAAACCGAATATATCCATCAAACCGGGAGATGGCAAGGGAGAGCTGGTACCGCGTACTACCAGTGGCAACAGGGCGGTTATCAACCGTTTCGACCTCAGTGGTTATAAGGGATATTCCTTTTATAAAGACAGCCGTAACCAGTTATTACTTGCCCATAACAACGGGGTGAGCATCTACAATAAATACCTCAATAATTTCACGCCGGTATTGTTTGATACTTCTATTGTCAATGCTGCAGAGCGCGACAACAATGTAAAGTTCAAGGTACTGGGAGAAGATACCCTTACACATACCTACTGGATCTGGCGTCCGATGAAGGGATTGTATGTGGTAGACAGGGATACCTATTCCAGGAAGCGTATCATTGCGTATCCGCGACAGTTTACTTCTGCCGGTATTATTCCTCAGTTTGCCTACAAGGATAACGACCTGATCTGGATGTCGTACCAGACGGGGGAGTTGCTGGCTCTGAACATACATACCTTACAGCTGCAAACCTTCTGTTTACCGAATGTCGGTATCAATCCGGTGATGCGCAGGCTGAATGAGGATTCGCTTATTATCGCGAGCGACGGGCATATTATCATCTTCAATAAAAAAAGAAACAAATTCAGTGACCGGGCATATGAAATCCGTAATGAAAGGAATGAACCTTTCATTCCGCGAACGATGGAGCTGGACCATGATGGGAATGCCTGGATTGGCGGAAATGACGGGGTGCTGATCTATAGTATTGCGCGAAATGATGTTATCCGGCATATTGTCAGCTTTAATACTTTCGAAACGCATTCCTTTAACCTGGTTACTTACCTGTACAGGGATGCATCGGATAATATGTGGGTAGGAACAGATGGCGATGGCATCAAAAAATATTCTCCTCACAGAAAAATATTTAATCTCTACAGATCTCCCTTTATCACACATAATATGGTGGAGTCGGTGTACAAGCACGACGACGGGCGATTATATGTGGGGCTGATGAATGACGGGCTCAATGTTTATGAAGAGGGGGGAAGATTTCTGGAAAGGATCAGCAACGAAACATATCCGGGTAAATTTCCGGCAAGCAGTCTGGCAGCCATTTGCAGAGAAGATTACGAGCATATCTGGTTAAGTTTTAACGGGATGCATATTGGATTATACAATGTGATCAATCGTAATTTCACTGACCTGACGAAATATATTCAGCCGCTGGGCTTACCGAAAGATCCGGGGCAGTTTCCGTTTTTATTTAAGCGTTCCAATGGGGAGCTATATTTTAATTACGGGCATTACCTGTTAATGTTTACCTCAGAGGAGGGAAAGTATAAGGTGTCGCTGGTGCATGATTTCGGAGACGAGTTGCTGACTACCTATTACGAAGATATGATGGGGACGCAGTATGTGGGTACGAAGTCGGCGGTGTACGTGCATCATGCCGGCCAGAGCCACTGGAACCGTGTTAATCTGCCGGAGGGTTCCGCGGTAAAATCCATCACCAAAAACAGTCATAAGCAGGCGCTGATTGCCGGCACCAAAGGGTTGTTTGTATTAAATGAGCAGGACCAGGTGGTGCAGCATTTCAATAGTTATGATAATCCGAAGCTGATCAATGATTATCTGTATGGCGTATTGCTGGATGATAAAGACAAGATCTGGGTGAGTCATAACAAGGGGCTTTCGCAGATCAATATGGTCACTAATGAGATTACGACCTTTGATCATGAAGATGGGCTGCAATCTAATGAATTCAATACCGGCGCCAGTTTCAAATCGGTAGACGGAGAATTGTTTTTTGGTGGTATCCGTGGGGTGAATGGTTTTTATCCGAAGAATTTCCGGAACAATCCATATTATCCAAAGGTGGTGATCAGGCGGATGGAAGTGCTGGATAAGCCATACGAGTCGGACACAGCTGTGTCTTTACTGAAGCGCGTAGAGCTACCTTATAATCAGAATACGATTGCGTTGGAGTTTGTGCCGCTGGAATATACGAATCCGCCGAAGAACCGGGTGCAGTATAAGCTGGAGGGTGCGGATGAAGACTGGGTGGATGGCGGAACGTTCAGGATGGCGAGGTATACGAATTTGCATCCGGGGAAATATACTTTTAAAGTGCGGGCATCCAATAATGATGATATCTGGAATACAACGCCTACCACGCTGGAGATTCTGATCAGAATTCCGTTCTGGCAATCGTTGTGGTTTAGATTTTTATTGCTTTTGTTGTTGTTAGGCATTGCATATTATTTTTCTACATTGTATCTTGACTATAAGATTCGTCATGAGAAATTAAAATTAGAGAAGGAGCAGGCGGTGGATCAGGAGCGTGCGCGTATTTCAAGTGATATGCACGATGACCTGGGGTCGGGGCTTTCCACTATCCGGTTGCTGAGTGAAATAGCGAAGCGAAAGATACAGGATCCTTCACAAACCAAGGAAATCGAGCGTATATCTGAGACTGCGGGAGAGATGGTGGATAAGATGAGTGAGATCATCTGGGCGATGAATTCATCCAATGATTCGCTGGCTAACCTGATCGCCTATATGAGAAGTTTCGCTGCTGATTTTCTGGAGCATGCGCATATCACACATCAGTTTTATTTTCCTGAAACCATACCAAACATTAAGTTGAGCGGGGGCACGAGAAGAAATATTTACCTGGCAGTGAAGGAGTCGCTGCATAATGTGGTGAAGCATGCGAAGGCGACGGAGGTGGTGATAGAGGTGAAGATGAACAATAAAAACATGACCATTATGATCAAAGACAATGGAAAGGGATTTGATCAGGAAAAGGTAAGATTATTCGGAAACGGCTTAAAAAATATACAGAAGAGAGCGCAGGCAGTAGGGGGAAATGCTGAAATTACGTCTAATAACGGAACAATAGTTTTTCTCGATATCCCACTAAATTGACATACATTTGTTACTATAACATCTAAGTGTTAGAATTACTAAAAACATGACGGTATACTCAAAGAAGAAGTCCCAGGATAACATGGATATTATCTCTATTGCGATAGTAGAGGATAACCATGATATTCGCACGGCTATGGAATTGCTGATTAATGGTTCTGACGGATATGCCTGTGTTGGCACTTTCAATAATGCAGAAACCGCTGTGGAACAGATCCCTCATTTATTGCCCAATGTGGTGCTGATGGATTTCAACCTGCCGGGAGGTATGAACGGTATTGAATGTATTGCGCGACTGAAGTCAGAATACCAGGATATGCAATTTATGATGTTAACGGTTTATGAAGATGACGACAAGATCTTCAATGCGCTGGAGGCTGGTGCCAGTGGTTACATCCTGAAGAAAACCTCTCCGGGCGAGTTGCTGGAGGCTATCCGTGATTTGCATGAAGGTGGCTCACCAATGAGTTCACAGATTGCGAGGAGGGTGGTAGCATTTTTCCAGAAGCAGGCTAAGCCGAATCCGGCGCTGGAAGCGCTGACGACGCGTGAAAAGGAAATCCTGGATCAGTTGTCTAAAGGCTTCCTGTATAAGGAAATTGCGAGCAACTTATTTATCAGTATAGAAACTGTCAGAAGGCATGTTCACAATATTTATGAAAAGCTGCATGTGCGCAGCAGAACAGATGCTGTTAACAAGTATTACAACCGATAATTATTTTCTTACATAAGAATGAAGCAATTGAAAGGCATTGATTATTCAATGCCTTTCAGTTTTTAACCAATTACGTAACTGGTGGACCAGTAAAACCATTGCAGCAATCAACAGACAAGCCAGTTTAAACAATAAACCAGTTTTCATAGGAACAGGATTAAAGATGAATGGAATCTTAAATCTGTCAAAGCCATGCTGGCGGCCCCAGGATCAATTCAATAGGTAAAGCCGGTTAATCGGAAGATTTTTTTATAAAAATCAGCGCATCATCTGCCATTTGTCGAACTTGCGGATGAGTCTGAGCAGTTTATTTCCTACGTTATTTTCCTCTTCTTTGCGGATATATCGGCTGGCAATGAAGGCTGCACCGATGAGCAGCACGGATAGGATCAGGC
This window of the Chitinophaga sp. Cy-1792 genome carries:
- a CDS encoding DUF4382 domain-containing protein, coding for MKNYLRKAGLVFAVLVTAGAIFFTACNKDNSTSSQPQPTANQQKVNLFLSDDPGYFDKVNLDIRKVEVLVDTCGNLGNESWNDRDRCGWDNDLGKKTDSCQVWDSLAIHPGVYDLLTLRNGTDTLLAGGNVHKGTMERIRITIGSNNSLVKNGVTYPVTSLTGQSKIIIRVRHTEWDQLSSSNLQLWLDFDVQRSIIKTRDGKFILSPFINVFTILKMGSLSGRVTPMDAYPVISVYDNNNDTLYALPWNDGSFKVRGLKPGNWNVFINASAPYKDTTITNVSVGKGQDTPLGQIKLSKQ
- a CDS encoding toxin-antitoxin system YwqK family antitoxin codes for the protein MRRLLFVCTLLCLATGAFAQQLVYKVPKHNQKDEKGRKQGLWMEEVGEIRGEPGFTWEGVYKNDRKEGKWTKSTHGGILLAEETYKNNALNGYCKYFYPDGKRSAEGMIVSSEIPGQKDTIFVVDLDTGAEKPMEIVREGNPVRQGLWKVYDEDSGKMTKQYYSLGEEISAAEAGDNDSIPAAVTPKAPVSHLPHEDAVNGKKKH
- a CDS encoding glycoside hydrolase family 31 protein, whose amino-acid sequence is MQVETSSSKYSEKHYPDAVRSWKKEGNYFSFYTSETILEIRVISDKIIRFRYASDGTFQRDFSYATSDTLEESPIAFGIREFDENFEIYTNCIKVLIARDNLRITITDLDGKVINQDEMGFHWQHYLQKGGKIVYCSKLIPEGEVFYGLGDKPTDLNLRGKRLENYGTDAYGYQKDTDPLYRNIPFYYGLHNNIGYGIFFDNTFRTIFDFGKERDNVCSFWARGGEMNYYFIYGPELMEVAEAYTRITGTPELPPMWALGYHQCRWSYYPEKRVREIAAEFRQRQIPCDVIYLDIDYMDGFRCFTWNNEYFPDPAKMIADLESQGFKVVVIIDPGIKVDPEYNIYLEGLKNNYFCKRADGALMEGDVWPGKCVFPDFTNPEVRDWWASLFKGLAETGVRGVWNDMNEPAVFEMGSFPEDVRHDYDGEEVSHRKAHNIYGHLMSKSTAAGLKKYLMPNRPFVITRSAYAGAQRWSSVWTGDNVSSWEHLWLAAVQCQRLAVSGLSFTGSDIGGFIGEPDGELYTRWIQLATFHPLMRTHSASNETGFNQEPWSFGEKYEAVTKKFISLRYQLLPYFYTTFWQYAQNGTPMIRPLAFVAQDEPDTWNCSHEFMFGDSLLISFVNEANMQEKDVYLPKGKWYSYWNDQLYTGGQHVTVPTPLEEMPLFAKAGSVISSYPLMQYTSQHQPEEMILDIYYGEEVTKSTLYEDAGDHYGYKNGQYNIIRFKQLSDPTQFFLKKKYFVNYQTSYNRYRIRVHGLPFAAGTILADGKVIQPELSTMANVTEFFTDKGFENIIIRP
- a CDS encoding oxidoreductase; this translates as MLAGLLSGTAHKRYTLQWLLSAAGDRIGLLLLVLLTNMLSLSAQSKYQVSIVCSKPEAASIRALATTTDSAIWVSGTNGKVGRSLNDGNTWEWFMPDPNCDSCDFRSLHAFNRNKAVAIRIGQPAKAYLTQDGGKTWTNTLSIDTAGIFIDGLAFSKSGEGFAIGDPLPDANGTPRFVMLQTSHGSQWQSLPDAARPIAATGEAIFAASNTSLIILPDGTPCFVTGGTKSAIYKRKGNNWNAYTLPVIQGESGTGAFSVAFRDQQNGIVVGGNYKQDTLRYRNCFITTDGGKSWKAPHTAPSGYKSGVTWLNKNTLVATGTSGTDISFNGGLDWQKIGKGFNVVTCAIYKKKIFLAGKDIAVITIE
- a CDS encoding sensor histidine kinase, encoding MKVLVLLSLCILCAITTHAQEKPYIFDSYSVNEGLSQSSIFDIAQDDQGFMWFATRDGINRFDGYLFNEYRYKPNISIKPGDGKGELVPRTTSGNRAVINRFDLSGYKGYSFYKDSRNQLLLAHNNGVSIYNKYLNNFTPVLFDTSIVNAAERDNNVKFKVLGEDTLTHTYWIWRPMKGLYVVDRDTYSRKRIIAYPRQFTSAGIIPQFAYKDNDLIWMSYQTGELLALNIHTLQLQTFCLPNVGINPVMRRLNEDSLIIASDGHIIIFNKKRNKFSDRAYEIRNERNEPFIPRTMELDHDGNAWIGGNDGVLIYSIARNDVIRHIVSFNTFETHSFNLVTYLYRDASDNMWVGTDGDGIKKYSPHRKIFNLYRSPFITHNMVESVYKHDDGRLYVGLMNDGLNVYEEGGRFLERISNETYPGKFPASSLAAICREDYEHIWLSFNGMHIGLYNVINRNFTDLTKYIQPLGLPKDPGQFPFLFKRSNGELYFNYGHYLLMFTSEEGKYKVSLVHDFGDELLTTYYEDMMGTQYVGTKSAVYVHHAGQSHWNRVNLPEGSAVKSITKNSHKQALIAGTKGLFVLNEQDQVVQHFNSYDNPKLINDYLYGVLLDDKDKIWVSHNKGLSQINMVTNEITTFDHEDGLQSNEFNTGASFKSVDGELFFGGIRGVNGFYPKNFRNNPYYPKVVIRRMEVLDKPYESDTAVSLLKRVELPYNQNTIALEFVPLEYTNPPKNRVQYKLEGADEDWVDGGTFRMARYTNLHPGKYTFKVRASNNDDIWNTTPTTLEILIRIPFWQSLWFRFLLLLLLLGIAYYFSTLYLDYKIRHEKLKLEKEQAVDQERARISSDMHDDLGSGLSTIRLLSEIAKRKIQDPSQTKEIERISETAGEMVDKMSEIIWAMNSSNDSLANLIAYMRSFAADFLEHAHITHQFYFPETIPNIKLSGGTRRNIYLAVKESLHNVVKHAKATEVVIEVKMNNKNMTIMIKDNGKGFDQEKVRLFGNGLKNIQKRAQAVGGNAEITSNNGTIVFLDIPLN
- a CDS encoding response regulator transcription factor — encoded protein: MTVYSKKKSQDNMDIISIAIVEDNHDIRTAMELLINGSDGYACVGTFNNAETAVEQIPHLLPNVVLMDFNLPGGMNGIECIARLKSEYQDMQFMMLTVYEDDDKIFNALEAGASGYILKKTSPGELLEAIRDLHEGGSPMSSQIARRVVAFFQKQAKPNPALEALTTREKEILDQLSKGFLYKEIASNLFISIETVRRHVHNIYEKLHVRSRTDAVNKYYNR